From one Coffea eugenioides isolate CCC68of chromosome 11, Ceug_1.0, whole genome shotgun sequence genomic stretch:
- the LOC113751122 gene encoding ultraviolet-B receptor UVR8: MTVVPMDATASGTSGVQCHNIAEQPIAALVIPDQPIVALTTSPLPTFERQQRHCYGNVSPGEFPLSANPSIVLHVLTGCNLDPQDLAKLEATCSFFRQPAHFAPDYELSMAELAALDMCQKRAIFKPMTDEERQDLKQRCGGSWKLVLRYLLAGEVCSRREKSQAIAGPGHSIAVTSKGVVYSFGSNSSGQLGQGTTEEDWRPRPIRSLEGVRIIQAAAGAGRTMLISDAGRVYAFGKDSFGDAEYGAQGSRLVTTPQLVESLKDVFVVQAAIGNFFTAVLSREGRVYTFSWGNETKLGHQTEPNDLEPRPLLGALENIPVVQIAAGYCYLLALACQPTGMSVYSVGCGLGGKLGHGTRTDEKYPRLIEQFQNLNLQPVVVAAGAWHAAVVGKDGRVCTWGWGRYGCLGHGNEDCESIPKVVEALSNVKAVNVATGDYTTFVVSDAGDVYSFGCGESSSLGHNTGAVDGQVNRHTNVLSPEIVTSLKQVNERVVQISLTNSIYWNAHTFALTDSGKLYAFGAGDKGQLGIELVSNQTERAKPERVDIDLS; the protein is encoded by the exons ATGACAGTGGTGCCCATGGATGCCACGGCTAGTGGAACGTCGGGTGTTCAATGCCATAATATTGCTGAACAACCAATTGCTGCTCTCGTCATTCCTGATCAACCAATTGTGGCTCTTACTACTTCGCCCTTGCCTACATTTGAGCGACAGCAACGGCATTGCTATGGCAACGTCAGTCCTGGAGAATTCCCATTGTCTGCAAATCCCTCGATTGTTCTTCATGTCCTTACTGGATGCAATTTGGATCCCCAAGATCTTGCAAAGCTAGAG GCAACCTGTTCTTTCTTCAGGCAGCCTGCACATTTTGCCCCTGATTATGAGCTCTCTATGGCAGAGCTTGCAGCGCTTGATATGTGCCAAAAGAGAGCCATATTTAAGCCAATGACAGATGAAGAACGTCAAGACTTGAAGCAAAGATGTGGGGGCTCCTGGAAACTGGTCCTCAGATATCTGCTTGCTGGTGAAGTCTGTTCCAGGAGGGAGAAGTCACAGGCCATAGCAGGTCCTGGTCACAGCATTGCTGTAACATCAAAAGGAGTTGTCTACTCATTTGGTTCTAATAGCTCTGGACAGCTTGGACAGGGCACCACTGAGGAAGACTGGCGGCCTCGCCCAATTAG ATCCTTGGAAGGAGTTCGAATTATTCAAGCAGCTGCTGGGGCTGGCCGGACAATGTTGATTAGTGATGCTGGTCGGGTGTATGCCTTTGGAAAGGATTCCTTTGGAGATGCTGAATATGGGGCTCAAGGAAGTAGACTTGTAACTACTCCGCAACTTGTGGAATCATTGAAAGATGTCTTTGTTGTGCAGGCTGCAATTGGAAATTTCTTCACAGCTGTGTTGTCTAGAGAAGGAAGAGTTTATACTTTTTCTTGGGGGAATGAAACAAAACTTGGTCACCAAACAGAGCCAAATGACCTAGAACCTCGCccattactaggggcacttgaGAACATTCCTGTTGTGCAAATTGCAGCTGGATACTGCTACCTTCTTGCTTTGGCTTGCCAGCCTACTGGCAT GTCAGTATACTCTGTTGGTTGTGGATTGGGTGGAAAGCTTGGACATGGTACAAGAACTGATGAAAAGTATCCAAGGTTGATTGAACAGTTTCAGAATTTGAATCTTCAACCAGTAGTCGTGGCAGCAGGAGCATGGCATGCTGCAGTTGTTGGGAAAGATGGGAGAGTTTGCACGTGGGGTTGGGGACGTTATGGTTGCTTAGGTCATGGGAACGAAGATTGTGAATCGATTCCTAAGGTGGTTGAAGCACTAAGCAATGTCAAAGCGGTTAATGTTGCTACAGGGGACTATACAACTTTTGTAGTTTCTGATGCGGGTGATGTATATTCTTTTGGCTGTGGGGAATCATCTAGTTTGGGACATAATACTGGTGCTGTTGACGGACAG GTAAACAGGCACACTAATGTTCTAAGCCCAGAAATTGTGACGTCCCTGAAGCAGGTGAATGAGAGGGTGGTACAGATTAGCCTTACCAATTCCATATATTGGAACGCCCACACGTTTGCCCTCACAGACTCTGGTAAGCTGTATGCATTTGGAGCTGGTGATAAAGGACAGCTTGGAATCGAGCTGGTTTCCAACCAAACCGAAAGGGCAAAACCTGAGCGGGTCGATATTGATCTTAGTTAA